CTGACCTCTAACTATTACACCGCGTTTTTCTGGGGGTTGAGCCCGGCTAAGGGACTTGGTTCGGACAACATCATCCATGACGGCCTGACGAAGGGAAAGATGATTAACCCTATCTCGCATACTGGCATGGCGTCTAACGGGGGCGGAATGAATAACTACGTCTGGACTATGGTAGAAGAAAATGAACAAGGGCAATGGTTTGACTACGTACCTGTTACTTATGAGATGCTGCAGGAAATGAATCCATACTATTTCATCTATCACTACTATGCAGGACTTGATGAGGGGAAAATGCGGCTACAAAGTTTCCATGACGCTAAGGTCGAGTACGCCAATCAGATGTGGGAGCACCGCGACGTATACGGATACATGCAGGGATTCGAGAATGTCATTTCCCTACACTATCTTGGGTTGGCAGATTACGAGTAATGAATATATAAGGAGTTATCGGTGGTAATACCGATAGCTCCTTCTTTTTCTGATAACGCCCAGATGATTTATCACCATATTCAAGTTACTAAATGACAGGAATCTCTTTCATGAGACTATGCTTTCAAATATAGTTATAAATGTATATTATAACCATGTATAACGCCGAGACGCTCGGCGTGCGGCACGTAGGAACATAGATACGGAACGTATAAAACGAAAGATACAAGAACCTTTACAGAAGTCATTATTATTCAGGCACCAAATCCATTAAACGGATTAGGTGCCTTCATATTTTTTAAGGAGGAGTAAGCTATGTACCCTTACCCACAGCAACTTGAAATGCCATTGGATAATTGCAACGAAAATAAACTGCCTGCCAAACGAGTCAATATCGTCAGCCTAAAGATCGTTAGGGAATCTTCGCTCCTCTACCCGGAGCGGGTCATTCGGTCACCCCTGGATGCCGTAAAGCTCTTGCAGTCATTTCTCCAAGATGCAGACAGAGAGTACTTTATTGTCGTTTGTCTGGACACCAAAAATCAAGTCAACTCGATTACAACAAGTCATATTGGCACTCTTAATGCTAGTATCGTGCACCCCCGGGAATGCTTTAAGACAGCCCTACTAAGCAATGCCGCAACAATTCTTATCGCCCATAATCATCCAAGCGGCAGTGCAACGCCTTCACCGGAAGACATCACCATTACAAAGCGACTATGTAAAGTTGGGGAAATTCTCGGTATTGAATTGCTGGACCATATCATAATTGCAGACACAGACTATTGCTCACTCAAGGAAAAGAATTATATATAACTATAACAGGACGGGGATTTTACCTCGTTCTTTTTTTCCATCCTCCCTCTCGACTTTGGACTACCTTCCTTATTCCTGATATCATTTACACGAAAGGGGCTAAATAGGGTGGAAACAAAACCGTACAATAGACGCACTCACTATTCAAAATCTAAAAAAACCAGTGAACCTAAAGATTACTATTCTCTAAGGTCGCTGTCCAAAGAGATATTCCCTTACATCAGCGAAGAACGCGCATACCGGAATACTCTTGCCAATTTCAAAGAAGCTTGTTCGCTTATAGGCAAAAGTGTGGATGATTATCGAACTAAGAAAAATTCACCGATTCGAATTCCTTCAAGCCAAAAGACGGCAATCATGCTCTTAATTCGTCATATCTCAATCTATAAAACCGGTCTTGCCTTCAAAAATCAGGATTATGACAAGATCACCGAGTACGCTAAGGATCTTATCGAAACAAAGGACGCTATTGATCGGGCTGATTTTGCAAATATGGAAAAAAACATGGATGATTATGCTAATTTTTACGATTTATTCTATAGTTCATCAGAGATTCGCCTCATTATTGCCCACCAATTGAAAATGGAAGTTACTGAACGCCTCATGAAGGACTTCACTTACATAGCCGAAAAAGTACCCGAAGATCGTGCCACAATGTATACTGAGTTTTACAGAAATGAGATTCAAAGGGCGATAAAGAAAGCCTCTGCTGTCATAAGGAAAATGAATGAAGAGCAATGGTACAATCAAATAGGAAATGAATAAATTGCATGCATAACAGCAGCCGAACGGCTGCTGTTTTTTTAGTATAGGAACGAACGTTTGTGTACTCAAACCACATTTCCACAAGAAAATAGTACATACTTTTCGATTATTGATCAATTTATGATTTGTCCATAAGATTTCGAAGCACCTCTCGTACTGATCAGCTTTGAAATCCTCCGTTCTTTGATAATCGAATAACGCTGGTTACCAGCGCTCTAGACAAGCGCCCGTTTCCAGCCATGGTTCATCGCAAGGTGAACAAATACCGCAGTGCAGATAGCAAGCGGTAAATCTAACTAAATGGAGGTTTTACTGATGGCAAATCGTATTCATGCAATCAAATTTCTGGAGAACTACGATCTTCAGAATCGGATCTTAAACATTAAGTCCGAAGCAGAGGTAAGTCCCTCACTACTGGATGAGTTGAAGTGTATTGAAGGCTTAGATTTGACCGACGCACAGCCCGACCTAGGCTTCTATCGGATGTTGGCTACCGAATACGACCGTTATCTGCAAGAAAAGCACTTGGATAACATTTCGCTGGTGATTACCGGTATCGACAACACCCCCTTTTCATCGGACAACGGTAAGCACCTCATAAGTGAAGCCTGTCGGCGGATTGAATCATCGCCTTTCGGTTCAAGAATGGATTTTTATGAGAGTGACTTCATAATCGAAGTTCTTTGGTTTCCAACAACACTTATCTGCTTTGGGGACTTTGATTCTAAACAAGTCGAAGAGGTTCGACTCAACGTTTACAACTATTTGGTCGATGTCTT
This sequence is a window from Paenibacillus urinalis. Protein-coding genes within it:
- a CDS encoding JAB domain-containing protein, whose amino-acid sequence is MYPYPQQLEMPLDNCNENKLPAKRVNIVSLKIVRESSLLYPERVIRSPLDAVKLLQSFLQDADREYFIVVCLDTKNQVNSITTSHIGTLNASIVHPRECFKTALLSNAATILIAHNHPSGSATPSPEDITITKRLCKVGEILGIELLDHIIIADTDYCSLKEKNYI